The DNA sequence TAATAGGAAAAGTACCTCAAATATTTGTCAACTTCTAGGAAAATCTCTTGTTTCTTGTTgtagcaaaaaataaaattcagttGCACTTTCAACTTCTGATGCCGAATATATGGCAGCGGATCTTTATTgtagtcaaatcctttggattaaGCAACAATTGAGAGACTTTGAAGTATCActtgatcacattcctattaaatgtgataatacaagtaCAATCAATTTGATAAAAAACCCCATTCAAAATTCTaaaactaagcatattgacattagacatcatttcatttgtgatcatgtgttaaatggtgatATTGTTCTTGAGTTTGTGAATACAAACAACCAATTAGCTGATATTTTTACTAAACCTTTAAACGAAGAAAcatttaacttcattaaaagggagTTGAAAATGTTAGATGGTGTTGTTTGTTGattatatgattttaattttttttgttcttgATATCTTTACTTGTTCTatctttttttaaaagtttgtCAAATGTGTTTGATATCCTTTTAATTGTTATAAATGTAAGTTCATCATGATTTACATACTTgtaatgaataataatgtaaataatgttttaaattgtctATTCTCTTCAATGATTTAATTCTCTTTTCAAAATACTTTAAATACTTTCTCAAtggtattttatttaatttcaatttttttaagtaaaatgccCAAAATTCCAGGTTCAGAGACATATTCCGCTGTCTAACCTTAAGTTTCAAGGGAAACATataaagcaaatatttttttttttgctgccTAACATTTTTTCAGCCGCCTAATGTTTTTCCAGCTTCAGCCGCCAAAGCTTAGTTCGGCCACCAAAGCTGCACGTTTTAAAACCCCTCCACGACAGCTCATCgtcttcttcatctccttcacgCTTATTCTCTCTCTTCCGGAATCCTCTCCCTCTCTCTTCCGGAATCCTCTCCCTCTCTCTTTCAAAAATTGACTACTTAGGCCATTTTTCTcctaaaatcttttatttttcttctttttcttcattaaaacgcATAAAAATACTCTCTTTTCCTCTCAAGTAATACATTTGAAGGATTTTGCTTTTGGATATGTGAACTCTCTCTCTTTAAattttttgctttctttctcttgtttttattttttttgtgtgtgttcttttgtcattgtttttgttttttttttttttacctataTGTACCTATGATTTTATTTTGTAGAGATTATTGATCTTGTCTTGCATAATCTCTTGGGTATGTTTTGCTATATATCTCTTAttttgttttatgattttatttttgacTGCATATTGTAGATTGATCAAAGCttggtttattttttttggGGTTTACTCTTTTTTGATATTGTTTATGGGTGTGGTGATATGTTATATAAGTTTGCATATGGTATTATATTGCTTATAGGTTGGCTTTTTGTGTCATTGTTTCTTTTTAGTATATACCATGTGCCTCTCtagttttttctttctttcttttgaaaACGGGAAGAAAACAAGTAGCCTGTAAACATTTCTATTTCAGAGGTCAATCAAGTAGGCAAGCAGAGGTTCCTAGATCTCCTTTCCCAGACCCTCCTGCACTTCCACCTTTTGAGTACCCTATAGTTAGAGAGGAGGATCATTCTTTTCAGCCTTTCTCTCTGAGATTTGTTCATCGTGGGAGAACCATTCATGTTAATAGTGTTGAGTTGTTTCGTACTCATGGCTTCCTTCAGCCTTTTATAGCTCAGGGTTGGAAACATTTCTTGGTCACTCCCTCTAATACTCACCCTAGAATTGTTAGAGTTCTATGCTAACTTGCACACATTCACTTGTCACTCTCCCCCTCGTCTTGTTAGCTTTGTTAATGGTCAGCGAGTTTATTTCACTCCTGACATTATTACTCAGCATCTGGGTATTCGTAATTCTGGAGTGGTAGTATCCACCACTCATAAGTAGATCTCTGGTGAGATTtcttcccttcaccagactCGTGTTATTTTAGGTGACCCTAAGTGTGAGCATCCATCCACGCTTATGACCTGTGACCTCACTACTCTTCATAAAGTCGTCCATCATATTGTTACCTACGAGGTTCTCCAGGTCATAGGACTGCTCTTTCCTattctaatatatttttagtGTCTTGCCCCCTAGAAGGTCGAGCTCTAAACCTACTACACATTATGCTTCATACCATAGCAGACTCTCTTAGGTTGAGTAAGGGTTGTCTCCCTTTTGGTTGTCATCTCACCATCATTCTCTGAGCCCTAGGGGTTGACCCAAACACCGAGTCTATCTTACCCCTATCCAATGAGTATTACCCTTACACTGAGGCTACTCTCCTCCAGATGGGTCTAACCAAGAGAGGCAATGAGTTCTATAATTATAGGAGAGATTTTGCCGCTCGACAAGCAACATGAGCATCAACACAGAGGGAAGATGATACTAATGATAAGGAGGAGTTAGATGATGTTTTTTCTGCTGATCCAGTGACAGAGCAGGTTTCTAGAGGAGATGCTAGTACAGACAGTTCTACCGAGCGGGCTGCATCTTCCCGGACTATAACTGATCTTTTTGATGTTATGATTCGCCTAGAGCTGCAGGTTGCTCACATGTCTAATTGACAGACTCAGATGGAGCAACAATTAGGACGACTTACTGATCAGCAGTTCTTCATCATCAAAAATCACCCTCTTTATCttacttttattgttaatttgcCCAAGTCATTGTTAGAAAAGTCTtaagtgtcaaatccctgtggattcgaccctATTACTACTATCTATAGTTCTTAATTGTTGATtattaatagttattttttatggcttcgacaaccgctatcagtaGCTTTGCTTACCTAACTTTTGAGTCTTATTTTGACTAGTCTTCTTATCTTCCCTCAGCGTCTGAACTTCATCATCTAGTCTTATGTACTCCTAGACCTTATCTATCAGCTGTTGATAAGTAGCGGCAGGATTCTTGATCAAGGAATCCACTAATGTTGCGAGTCCCTTTTTTCAACACCTCGCACGTTATTTTGTGATTAAACTCTTCCACCTGTATCACTTCAACATTGAGTTGTGAAATGaagctccttaaagactcactCTCTCCTTGTCGGATCTTTCACAAGTTAAAAGAGAACTTTTTAGGACGTATACAGGTGAAAAATCTAGATTTAAACATCATATAAAATTGagtaaaatttagaataaaatctaggctcagatgttggtaccatttctaagCCAAACCTGTGAGAGTGGACGGAAACATTCAGCATAGTGTGAAATCATTGAAGTCTTAAAGCTGCATCATTCTTTTGAAAATTGCAAGGCAACTCCTAGGGTTTGTTGTTCCGTTAGATTTATTCAAACTTGGCAGCTTGAATTTAGTAAGGAAGGTTTCTGCAAGGATTTCCTTTGACAGGGCGAGGCATCGTCCAGGCCATAGTCCTCCTCCTGCTCCTTCTGATACCTTTGCACAGCATAGACCAGCTTCCAGTCGATGTCTTTTGAAGCCTCATCCGATGACTCCTCATCCTCCAGCTTGACCTTCCCTTTGGACTGTGTTTGGATCGCTTTTGTCCAAGTCTTTGGGGTCTCAATGGAAGCCTCCTTCCTTATTTTTGGAGCTATAAATGAGGCCTCCTTTTAAGTCTTATATAGCTCGAGATTTGCTTGTAACTTTTTAATGTACTGGAGTATTTGTTTGTTATTAAGATTATTGAGGTCTGCCTCATTGACCATAAAATGTGTGTTGTCCACTACTAGGAGTGAAAGAAATGATGGCTCCTTTATTGGCAGCAGATTTAGTAGCAGCTCGTGAATTATAAGCCATtgggagaaaagaaagaaaaggaaaatatcTTTTAAGAGAAAGCGAATAGGAAATTgaatttaatccaaatgaacaagaAAGATTCAATGAATCTTCTCGGTAACGGAACCAAATAATGTGGCTAAAAATAGAGCTAAACTGCGATTAGTCAATTTGCAAAAGAGAAGATGTGAGGTGGTTAGCGTTTATGGGCAGCCACTCTGACGCTCCAGCTAGTAAACTAATAGAATGGGCGaatgtaatgtattgttttgagtttataatGAGTGTGTAAGAATATGTATCTTGATCTCTGTACATAAtagcttttatactataaaaagataGAGTTAGTTATTAAATCTTCTGAAAATCCAACTAGTACTGACTAGTGGATAAGAGATCCCGCGATTACAGGCGTAATGTGGATTTATTAGATTACATCCTCTAGTGGTAACTTTATTCTATGAAAGACTCGGTCATTgcaggagagggcgagtcttgacatTCTGAGCACCAAGTGTTATGGTATTCTGGTCTTCCTATATATGGGTAAGATTTCTGTGACCGCGTGATAGTTTATCAGTTTTTTATCATGTGACTCTATTTTATGGTGACGACTCACGACTTACTTTACgcgattattatatataatgtaaaaaaatataattaataataaaaatcatgttgattatatttttagatattaattaatttataaataaacaataattttattatttgctataaaaaatatagtaataattatcgttatagttttatttaaattttcatattaaccTTTTATCAAAcactattaatattttttatttttgtaacaaTTACTCTTCAATGCAATAATAACATTTAAactctaatttttttaacttgtaTTAGACCACCCTAAAGATTAATTATTTAAGTTTATATGGATTAAATATTACAGATTTATTAATCATATAAGATCCTATAACAAATTATTTATGTATAATTGTaatttagttttagtttgattaaacTTATGTTACCAACATAAGTAACGAGGGAgtttatgtttaatttaatttctttttcaaaattagTACTAATTAGAAAAacctttaaattaaaagaaaagaaaagcaagCCCAAAAAAACCAAAATGAAAGCCCAAACTCTGCGCTTCTAAACGCATCTCAGCAGCTTGAAGCTTCCATCTTCCTCCTGTCCATTTTCAGTTCTTACCTCATTCATTGGTCATCATCTGATCCTCTTCTTTCTCTCCAGAATCAGACTAAAATCGTTTCTCACTCCACCGACTTCTCTTTCATTCTGTTTTACAGTCAGAAATACCCTTCTCCGCCATGGATCTACCACCGGAAGAGCTCCAATTCTTAACCTTACCAGACATTTTGAGGGAATCAATCGCAATCCCCAAACTTTCTCCAAAAACCTTCTATCTCGTAACCCTAATCCTAATTTTTCCACTCTCTTTTGCCATTTTAGCCCATTCTCTCTTCACTCATCCTCTTTTGGTTCAACTTGAAGAGCACCCTTTAGCTGACCCCAACCAGATTCGCCATGAATGGACTGTTCTCATGATCTTCCAGTTCTGTTATCTTATCTTTCTTTTTGCCTTCTCTCTGCTCTCAACAGCTGCTGTTGTTTTCACTGTTGCCTCTCTTTACACGTCCAAGCCGGTGACTTTCTCTTCTACCATGTCTGCTATACCCAGGGTTTTCAAGCGCTTGTTTATTACGTTTTTGTGGGTAACTTTGTTGATGTTTCTTTATAACTCTATGATCCTTATCTTCCTGATCATTTTTGTTATTGCCATCGATACCCAGAACGTCCTTTTGCTCTTTTTCTCCATGGTGGTAATTTTTGCGTTTTTCTTGGTTGTCCATGTGTATATAACTGCTGTATGGCACTTGGCTAGTGTGGTTTCTGTGCTTGAGCCCAGTTATGGGTTTGCAGCAATGAAGAAGAGCTATGAGTTGCTAAAGGGAAGGACTCGTATGGCTGCGGTGCTTGTGTTTGGGTATTTAGCAATTTGTGGGGTCATCGGAGGGATCTTTGGGTCCGTGGTGGTGCATGGAGGAGAAAATTATGGAGTTTTTACAAGAATTGTTGTTGGTGGATTTCTGGTGGGGGTTTTGGTGATTGTAAATCTGGTGGGTTTTCTGGTGCAGAGTGTTTTTTACTATGTATGCAAGAGCTATCATCACCAAGGAATTGATAAGAATGTCTTACATGATCATCTTGCTGGCTACCTTGGAGAATACGTGCCTTTGAAAAGCAGCATTCCGATGGAGAACTTGGAAGACTAAGGGTTGCCAAATGATAAAGAAATGACATCGTTAGTAAGTTTCTGCATATGTAATCTTTGATAAAAGTACGTATAATCTTTGATGTTAAGTACTTAAAAATCCAGCCATtttgaataaaaagaaaaagggagaaGTACTGCATTTTAGTTGTATCACTGAGTTTCAGATATTATGCTTTCTCAAGCGCTGAAGACTTATTGATTGATTATGACATTGTTGTATATTAAGACCTGTTGTTTGATGGTGACATTAGATAGCAGATTATTACTTCAACATGCAGCCTATTTCATGTTTTATTGGTTGCTACCAATCTGAGAATGGCATGCGGATCTTATAATAAGTTGTTAGAATAATTACTTTTGCTCATTTTACTGTTATACTTCAGTAATAAATTCACTATGGTTTTTCCTCGTGATGTTGAAATTGCTGTATATTTGTTCTGTCAGTTATAAGTCTAGTAATTAATAAAATCTAATCAATAATAACCGATGATAAAGTTGCTTTTAACTTCtgtagttattttatttttttcactttggTTTCATCAAAACTGCAAACATTTGGAACAGGTTAGGTTTCCGTCATTCCATCTTTACTGCCAAATCCCTAGGCCtctctttctccaacttcccCTTTAATTAGTGAATTACTGCATCATAATGGTTTTTAAATTCTCATGTTCTATTCTTAAGTCTTTATGGTTGTACTCAACTTCATATAAATCACTTCCAAAGCAGCTTTGATGACAGTAGCATACAGACTTTTCAAGTGCCTAGCTAATCACTTTGAAAGCAGCTTCATTGTCTATTGCCTCGTTTTTATGGTCTTTAAGCCTATTCCTTGTTTTCCTTCCAAATACATCTTCAAAGTTTATACATGCTATATAATATTTGGAAAATGATATGCATTGGATGTCTCATGAGTAAGCTGCTGGTGGCAAAATTagtgttttattttctttttcttctctttcttcctaGATTTGACTTTTTGATAACCATCTTGAATGGAATACTCACTATGATTGATGCAATAATGTTCAGTCTTCAAAAACTTAAGTGTTCCAAACACCTTTGTGTTTCTCAATTGGAGATTTATTACTCTAATTTCACTTTATATAATATATCAAcatatttgtttttttaatttatgttacTCTCTCTCTCCTTTTGAGTTTAATATCCTTAACTTCCCCCACAAAGTTATATTGGATTCTAAGTCAATACTGGGAAgcgaaagaagaaaaaaaggtcCGAGTTTGGAGGAGACTCATTTGAATAGGTTCTCTAGGCGTCCAATCCTAAATCCAATTTGGTTCTCCAGGCTTCCAAAATCCTAAGTGTGATAATTCTCTACATCCAAAAAGACTGGAGAACCCATAGGAAAGGTGTAAGTTCAAAGGTATGGGACTCTTATAAAGGGTGATGAGTGGAAGAGGGGTCTTTTGAAGATGGTGAAAGAGGCTAAGTGGTTTGAGAAAGTGAGATTGTGTAGAAAACCTCTTATCAAGAGACACAGTGGTGTCAATAACAACCAAGTGTTTGAAGACTACAAGTATAGCATCAGTTCTTTGATGGTTCTCATGTTTTTCACGAGTTACTTTGATGTTGATAAATAACTCACGTGAAAAACCTAACCCAAAtaaaatttctcaattttacaATATATATTGATTTGGACAGAAAATGTCATATATATTTAAAGCCTATAGGAAGAAGGATGCGGAATAGAAAGTTGCTGCCTTTATTTCAATAGAAAAACATGTGAAGAGGGTAAGACTTGCTGCTTGTTTATCTCTTTGAAGCGGGTGTCTTATCCAGTGAGAGAATTTGGGTTTTGTTTTGTGAATTGAGATAATAATGAAGGTATTCTTCTTGCCTGAAGTTTTTGAGAACAAAAATGGTGTTATTGTTGAGAATATTTCAAACAAATAGGAAGATGAAAGTTTATGAAGGAGATAGATGTGGATGTTTTAGAATCTAGTAGTCATGTTACTTCAAGAgaatgaatttgaaatttggAGGAGATATAAGAAGAAAATGCAATTCTGTCAATGAGAAAATGCAATTCAGTCAATGGGGGATTTGTCAATTGCAAGTGTTAATGAAaatatcatcaataaataatgcTCCAGTACTGCATTCTATTTCCAGTTTTTCTTTTCAAAGGTTTGATGCAGAGGGATACAGTTTCAGTGAGCATTTAAGGTCAGTTCCTTTAATTCATTCTCAAGGAGAAAAATGATTTAAAGAGGTGGGGTATTCGTAAATAAGAAGAGATACAGAAAGAATCAACAGCTGAGAGATTAGTTAGAAATGGAGGAAAAAATAGTTGGTTGTTTTGGAGCAGTTATTGTGGAGGTAGGTTGCTAGATTTGGCGGGGGAGGTAGTTTTAAGTGTATAAAAGGAGCTCAAAATTTCTAATTGACTCATCCAAGGATTTATTCTAATACAATACTCAATTTCTCCTCAAATTATCTCTCTTATACAATCTCTACATAACAGATTCTCCATCGGAGAATAATAGAAATTAGAGAAGAAATAAAGAAATGAAGGGGAGgaatagaagaagagagaatTAGAGAGATTAGTTGTATTATTCGATTCCCCTTTTCCACTGTTACAATGCCATACTATTTGTACAATATGTTCTCCTATACCTTCTCGTAGATCCTATTCTCTTATTAGTCATAACATTCCCCACTCCTTGAAATCATTCTTGTCCTCAAGAATGAAAAAGGAAAGCAGCAATATAACCATGAAACTATTGCCTCCATGTGCTATTACATGAGTGATTTCAGTAAGAACTTATGTTGCAGCTGCTTGGAGTTGCAGTCAGAGAACAAGGAGCTGCAGCAAGGGCCCGATTTTCTTCCTCTGTCATctcctctcattttcttttatctatAAATTATTGCAGTATCCCAAGGGACCCCTTCTTTATCTGCCTTATAGAATCAAATTTATCCAACAATACTTTATGATCATTCTCAAGAATTTTAGTAAAGTAAAGGACGGAAAATATTGAACTGAAGAGTCTACATCCTCATCAAATATttgaaaagaatttaatttgggTGCAAGAATCTGATTGCCATTCCTGTCAGAATCATTTTCTTGAATATTAAAACAACCAAAATCCACATAACTTTCTTCATCCACGGTAACACCATCATTGCCATCAGAATCTAGATTCTCTTTTTCAAGGTTGGAACAATATGAATCAGCAATAAAATTCTGCCCTATCTCAGTGCGCTCGTCTTTTCTTGGAAGTTTCATATAAGGTATCTTGTTCTTCACTAGGGTTTTCAAAAATTTGATCTTTATGAACAGAAAACTGCAACCTTCTCCATTTGACTGGATTGCTCTAGCCTTTGCGTTTTTTGATCGAATCTTGATCTGAATCActttttgaaatttttgttCTAGCAACTCTCGATCTTTTAATATTCTATCTAGAATTTCCTCCCCTCTATGGAGAAACATTTGTACCAAAGATTGTACTTCCATGATTCAagaatttcaagaaaacaaAGTAAATCAAGAAAGAGTAATCTGATTTTCCAGAAGCAAATTAGGAACACAATGGAGGAAATTTTTGGGAAAAATCAAGaaggtaggaagaagaagaattcaagaaaggGAGAACAAGAAAGAAATCTGAGTAAAGGGAAGAGAGATGGAAGAAAGGAGGAGAAAGgaagaaaggagaagaagagaggaagagaagGAAGAAATCTCTGAGGAGGACCTGGTATATGGGAAGACTACTACTGATCTGCCTATGCAGCTCCAATGAAACAATTTCCAGTAGTTGCCTGCTAATCTAACAGCTTTGACACTAATTGTTATATAACCAAATTCTCCATCATAGAATAATAGAAATTAGAGAAGAAATAGAGGAATGAAGAGGAGgaatagaagaagagagaatTAGGGAGATTGATTATTGTATTATTCAATTCCCCTTTTCCATTGTTACAATGCCATCCTCTTTATACAATATGTTCTCCTATACATTGTCATAGGTCCTATTCTCTTATTAGTCATAACAGGTTTCATTCCTAACTGAATGTTATGAACAAGGAGTGCGATgattagagatttttttttgatACGGGATGAGTGGAATTAGCTGACTGGATAGAGTGGAGTTGACTATGATACTGAGTGGACTGAAGGAAGTGTGTAATAGGCAGAATGAACAGGAGTAGGGTAGGTTAGATAGTGGATTAGGGAACGAGAGTTTGGAGGGATAAAGGAAAGCAGTTATTCTGTTACATGGCAGTTGTCTTGTTACAATTGGTGCTAGTATAACGAGAGACAAATGCTTGTAGTTGAGGCGTTCCAGAAACTTTAATGAGATCTACTTCCTGATTCTTCTCTCTCTATCTATTTGTACTTTGCCTATTCTCACTACTTCATCCTTGAGGGACTGATATTTCCCAAGTGCTGAGAAAGTTAGGGTTTCATCATAACAGTTTGCTAGTGCCAAGAATATTTAGGAGTATCTAAGAAGGATTATTTTTTGATCTGCATGTAATGTTGTGTAAGATAGATGTATGGAGTGTATTAATAAGATGTGCGTTCTCAATGAAGTGACTCTGATCTGTGCGAAATGTGTGATTTATGTCTTATATATTATTCCATTTTGCATGTAATTCCTTGAGTTCATAAGCATACATGTGATATGTAATTTTACTCTCCTTTTGAAGAGACTTGTTTCAGTTGTCTATCCTTCTTTTTTCACTTGTTCTGAACATGTTTTTCTCAAGACTAAACTCACAAGTGCTTTCATGCACATTGAAGTAGACCATAATAGAATTGTATAATATTTGAGCTGCTCATTCGTCAATATTACCTTAAGTCACTTTGGCCTTTGGCATTCCTTTTCTCATCATCTGCATCTAGTCTTATACACAACTAGCTTGGTTCCCTTTCTAGCTTTATTCATGCAATCTTTTTGCCCATTCATTTCACATCTTTTATGTGGAAATCTTGTTTAGGTTTTGGACTGATCTGTACTTGGGCTGCTAGGGAAAATGTTTTGTAGTAGTTACTAAGTTTGGTCCTTAAGATGGGAATTTCTAGGGATTTAGTAGTAGGTCATCACGTTTATTTGTTGTTATTCGACACAAGTGCACATGCACATACATACTAAGAAGGATATGCATAAGGATATGCATGTTATGGAATGAACAGATTGAAGCCGTTGTACATGCAATGTTCTATAAGCCTTTGCACAAAAGACTAGTTAAAATCCTTCAATTTCTCTCCATCTAATAATTC is a window from the Manihot esculenta cultivar AM560-2 chromosome 16, M.esculenta_v8, whole genome shotgun sequence genome containing:
- the LOC110603831 gene encoding uncharacterized protein LOC110603831, translated to MDLPPEELQFLTLPDILRESIAIPKLSPKTFYLVTLILIFPLSFAILAHSLFTHPLLVQLEEHPLADPNQIRHEWTVLMIFQFCYLIFLFAFSLLSTAAVVFTVASLYTSKPVTFSSTMSAIPRVFKRLFITFLWVTLLMFLYNSMILIFLIIFVIAIDTQNVLLLFFSMVVIFAFFLVVHVYITAVWHLASVVSVLEPSYGFAAMKKSYELLKGRTRMAAVLVFGYLAICGVIGGIFGSVVVHGGENYGVFTRIVVGGFLVGVLVIVNLVGFLVQSVFYYVCKSYHHQGIDKNVLHDHLAGYLGEYVPLKSSIPMENLED